In the Sandaracinus amylolyticus genome, CGACGTCGGCGTCACGCGCGTTGCGCTTCTGGCGCGCGCCGTTCGCCTTCGCGTCGCCGTTGGCGTGCACCGAGTGGCCGTTCGCGCTCTTCGCGGTGCTGCCACCGTTCGTCGCGCGGCGCTTGCCGGTGCTCTTCTGCGCCCGTCCCGTCGTCGTCCCGCTCCCCATGCGAACGCGAGGATGCCACGACTCGCCGACGAACGCTGCTAGGACTACGCGCACGGCGAGGGCGATGCGTGCGATAGGATGCGACACGATGCGCACGAAAGCGGGGCTCTCGATCGCACTCCTCGTCGCGCTGTTCGTCCTCGCCGACGTCGCGCGTGCGGACGCGGTGCCCGCGTGCGGTCCCTTCGAGCATCGTGAAGGTCGACCTCACGAGAGCGAGTGTCGCTTCGGTCCTGCGTGGCTCTGCAGCGCGTCCGCGTCCTCACGTGACGGTGCCAGCGCGATACCGCTGGTCGCGCTCGCGGGGATCGTGGTGATGGCGCGACGTCGCTCACGGCGCTGACGCCTGTCCGTCGCACGCTCGTCGCCGTCCTTCGTCTAGAGTGCGCGCCGCTTCGCGTGGAGGTGGTGCGATGAAGACCGGTTCGAAGGGGACGACGTTCTCGCGCCGCCGCGCGCTGAAGAGCGCGGGGGTGCTCGGCGCGGCGACGATGATCGGGTGCGAGCCGGGCGACGAGGCGCCGATCGACGCATCGACGCAGATGGGCAGCGACGCGAGCGCGCCCGATGCCGGCCCACGCGGACGTGACGCGGGACCCGCGCCGACCGGCGCGTTCCAGCACGGCGTCGCGAGCGGGGATCCGCTGGCCGATGCGGTGATCCTCTGGACGCGCGTGACCACCGACGGCACGTCGGCGATCGCGCTGACGTGGGAGGTCGCGCGCGATGCGTCGTTCGCGACGATCGATGCGAGCGGCGACGTCTCCGCCGATCCCGCGCGCGACTTCACGGCGAAGGTCGACGCGACCGGGCTGATGCCCGCGACGACCTACTTCTATCGGTTCCGCGTCGTCGACGGAGGCGAGACCTCGCCCGTCGGTCGCACCCGCACCGCGCCCGCGAGCGACGCCGAGATCGCGCGGCTGCGCTTCGCGGTGTGCTCGTGCTCGAACTACGCGTTCGGGTACTTCCACGCGTATCGCAACATCGCGCAGCGCGCCGATCTCGACGCGGTGCTGCACCTCGGCGACTACATCTACGAGTACGGCACCGGCGAGTACGGATCGTTCCGCGAGTGCGATCCGCCGCACGAGATCACGACGCTCGAGGACTACCGCCGTCGATATCGCCAGTACCGCAGCGACTCCGATCTGCAGGAGGCGCATCGACAGCACCCCTTCGTCAACGTGTGGGACGATCACGAGAGCGCCGACAACTCGTGGCGCGACGGCGCGAACAACCACGACGAGAGCGAGGGCGCGTGGGCCGCGCGCAAGGCCGCGGCGCAGCAGGCGTTCGACGAGTGGCTGCCGATCCGCACCGCGACCGAAGGGCCCTCGCGCATCTGGCGCGCGCTGCGTTACGGCGCGCTCGCCGAGCTCGTGATGCTCGACACGCGCATCGAGGGGCGCAGCGAGCAGGGCGTGGGCGAGGCCGACGCGCGCACGCTGATCTCGAACGAGCAGGAGGCGTTCTTGATCGAGCGCCTCACCACGACCGATGCGCAGTGGAAGGTGATCGGACAGCAGGTGATGTTCTCGCCGCTGCCGGTGCTCGCGAACACCGATCAGTGGGACGGCTATCCGGCGTCGCGCCGGCGCGTGCTCGACGCGATCCGTGGTGACGGAGAGCGCGATCCGGTGCGCGACGTGGTCGTGCTCACCGGCGACATCCACACCGCGTGGGCGTGCGAGGTGGTGGAAGATCCGAGCGCGTCGCCGCTGCCCCCGGCGGACGCGGTCGAGTTCGTCGCGGCGGGGATCAGCTCGCCGCCGATGAGCCCGCCCGGTGGTCCGCTCGAGCGCGGAATCCTGCGCACCATCGCGGAGCGCGCGCCGCACATCAAGTACGTCGATCTCTCGCACCGCGGGTACTTCGTGCTCGACCTCTCGCCGGCGCGCGCGCACGCGACGTACGTGCAGATCGTCGACGTGGAGGCGCCGTACGACATCAGCGAGGTGGAGATCACGGCGTGGGAGACCGCGACCGGGACCCACCGTCTCGTGGAGACCGAGCCGGCCTCGCCGCCCGACGGAGCCCCTCCGCTGGCGCCCTGACGCGGTGCGGCTCGAAACGTGACGCAGCGCGGCGTACAGCGCCGGAAACCAAGCGGAGACGCCCGAAGAAACTTCCGTTCGCGGTCTTGACGCACGCGCGTCATCGGTTGGACCCTGTTCAACAACGCCGATGCGTACGCGACGCTTGCTTCACGTTCTGCTCGCGCTCGTCGCGGGCTGTGGCCTGCCACTGGACACCGATCAACGGGTCCCCACCTTCCCGATCTTCGATCCGGGATCGGGGGAGATCCCGATGCCCAACGACGCGCTGCGCGACGACGAGGAGGGCCATCTCGATCTCCCGATCGACGACGACGACCCCGACCTCAGCGTCACGGAGCGCGCGTTCCGCAGCTGGATGAACACGCGCGACGGTTGGTCGACCACGATGGCCGCGACGGTGCGGTTCAGCGCGGTCGTCGACGATCGCTCGATCGATCCCGACACCGTGCAGGTGTGGGACTGGCTGCCCACGCCGCAGCGCGTGAACGACCTCGAGATGCGCCTCGAGGAAGGCGATCGTCGCCTCACGATCCTCGCGCCGCGCACCGGGTGGGAGCGCGGGCATCGCTACGTGATCGTGGTGCGCGGAGGCGAGCTCGGCGTGCGCGACACGCAGGGCTTCGGCGTCGAGCCCGACGCGATCTTCTACTTCCTGCGCCGCAACGAGGTGCTCAACACGATCGGGCACAACCGCGCGTTCCCCGGTCCGACGCGCGCCGAGCGGCTCGACGCGGGCACGCGCCTCGAGAACCTGCGGCTCGAGCTCGCGCCGTTCTTCCAGTTCTTCGAGGACCCGGCGCGGCCCACGCAGAGCGAGATCCCGCGCGACGAGGTCGCTGCGCTCTGGTCGTTCACGGTCACGCAGGATCCCGAGCTCGCGATGGATCGCGACTCGCAGCGCGTGCCGCTGCCCTTCGATCTGCTGATCGATCCCGACACCGGGCTCGTCTCGCTCGAAGAGGCGGAGTGGGACAGCGAGCTCGAGGCGAACGCGAAGCGCCAGGCGAACGAGCTCGACGGGTTCGGGGTCTCGCCGAACCTGCTCTTCGAGCTCACCGAGGCGGTCGATCCCGCGACGGTCGCGGGGAACGTGCACCTCTTCGAGCTCGACGACACGCCGCGCGAGCTGCCCGTGAGCGTGAAGGTGATGGGCGACGATGGCGAAGAGGCGTGCCGTCAGACGCCGACGCCCGCGGACTGCATCCACCTCGTCGTGGTGGTCGACGACTCGGCGCTGCCGCTGCAAGGCCACACGACGCACGCGGTGGTGGTCGACCGCGGCATCCGCAGCGCCGACGGCGAGGCGGTCGAGCCGATGCCGATCGGCTGGTTCATGCGGAGCGAGCACCCGATCGCGGTGCGTGGCGAGAGCCAGATCGGATCGCTCACCGACGCGCTCGCGAACCGCGTCGAGATCACGCGCGCGCGCATCGGTGAGTTCCTCGACGGATACGGGCGCGAGAACCTGATCACCGCGTGGCCGTTCACCACGATGGACGCGGTGCCGGGGATCCGCGAGGCCGCGCGCACGTCGATCGATCTCGAGCTCGACGTGGAGCCGACGGTGCGCGAGCGGCTGACGCCGGCGCAGGCGCTCGAGGCGCTCTCGCCGGGCGTCGAGGGCGCGGCGATCCGCGCGGTCTATCTCACGCGCAGCATCGGCGTGCGCGAG is a window encoding:
- a CDS encoding alkaline phosphatase D family protein — protein: MKTGSKGTTFSRRRALKSAGVLGAATMIGCEPGDEAPIDASTQMGSDASAPDAGPRGRDAGPAPTGAFQHGVASGDPLADAVILWTRVTTDGTSAIALTWEVARDASFATIDASGDVSADPARDFTAKVDATGLMPATTYFYRFRVVDGGETSPVGRTRTAPASDAEIARLRFAVCSCSNYAFGYFHAYRNIAQRADLDAVLHLGDYIYEYGTGEYGSFRECDPPHEITTLEDYRRRYRQYRSDSDLQEAHRQHPFVNVWDDHESADNSWRDGANNHDESEGAWAARKAAAQQAFDEWLPIRTATEGPSRIWRALRYGALAELVMLDTRIEGRSEQGVGEADARTLISNEQEAFLIERLTTTDAQWKVIGQQVMFSPLPVLANTDQWDGYPASRRRVLDAIRGDGERDPVRDVVVLTGDIHTAWACEVVEDPSASPLPPADAVEFVAAGISSPPMSPPGGPLERGILRTIAERAPHIKYVDLSHRGYFVLDLSPARAHATYVQIVDVEAPYDISEVEITAWETATGTHRLVETEPASPPDGAPPLAP